In Pyrus communis chromosome 1, drPyrComm1.1, whole genome shotgun sequence, the following are encoded in one genomic region:
- the LOC137732559 gene encoding bZIP transcription factor 44-like translates to MASSSGNSSGSAQLQNSASEGDLHRPVDQRKRKRMQSNRESARRSRMRKQQHLDDLMAQVAQLRKENNQILTSINITTQHFMNVESENSVLKAQMGELSQRLESLDEILGYINGGVGHGGGFETTPVADHNSLINPWNMLHVNQPIMATADMLHQYY, encoded by the coding sequence ATGGCTTCTTCAAGCGGAAATTCCTCTGGTTCCGCTCAGCTTCAGAACTCTGCCTCTGAAGGGGATCTGCATCGTCCGGTggatcaaagaaagagaaaacgGATGCAATCGAACCGCGAATCGGCGCGGCGGTCGCGGATGCGGAAGCAGCAGCACCTGGACGATCTGATGGCGCAGGTCGCCCAGCTGCGTAAGGAGAACAACCAAATCCTGACCAGCATAAACATCACCACCCAGCACTTCATGAATGTCGAGTCGGAAAACTCGGTCTTGAAAGCGCAGATGGGGGAGCTCAGCCAGAGACTGGAGTCCCTCGACGAGATCCTCGGTTACATCAACGGCGGCGTCGGCCACGgcggaggctttgaaaccaccCCTGTTGCCGATCACAACAGTTTAATAAACCCTTGGAATATGCTTCATGTGAACCAACCAATCATGGCCACTGCTGACATGCTTCACCAATactattaa